The Streptomyces sp. Mut1 genome window below encodes:
- the rplD gene encoding 50S ribosomal protein L4 → MSTIDILSPAGDKAGTVELPAEIFDAKTSVPLIHQVVVAQLAAARQGTHKTKTRGEVRGGGRKPYRQKGTGRARQGSTRAPQFVGGGVVHGPQPRDYSQRTPKKMKAAALRGALSDRARHSRIHVVTGVVEGGVSTKAAKSLFGKISERKNVLLVVDRNDEAAWLSARNLPQVHILEPGQLNTYDVIVSDDVVFTQAAFESFVSGPQTAETEGSDA, encoded by the coding sequence ATGAGCACCATTGACATCCTTTCGCCGGCAGGCGACAAGGCCGGTACCGTCGAGCTCCCCGCGGAGATCTTCGACGCCAAGACCAGCGTCCCGCTGATCCACCAGGTCGTCGTCGCACAGCTGGCAGCCGCCCGTCAGGGCACGCACAAGACCAAGACCCGTGGCGAGGTCCGCGGTGGTGGGCGCAAGCCGTACCGCCAGAAGGGCACCGGCCGCGCGCGCCAGGGCTCGACCCGTGCGCCGCAGTTCGTCGGCGGTGGCGTCGTCCACGGCCCGCAGCCGCGTGACTACTCGCAGCGCACCCCGAAGAAGATGAAGGCCGCCGCCCTGCGCGGTGCCCTCTCCGACCGGGCGCGTCACTCCCGCATCCACGTCGTCACCGGCGTGGTCGAGGGTGGAGTCTCCACGAAGGCCGCCAAGTCGCTGTTCGGCAAGATCTCGGAGCGCAAGAACGTGCTCCTGGTCGTCGACCGCAACGACGAGGCCGCGTGGCTCTCCGCACGCAACCTGCCCCAGGTGCACATCCTGGAGCCGGGCCAGCTGAACACGTACGACGTGATCGTCTCTGACGACGTGGTCTTCACCCAGGCCGCCTTCGAGTCCTTCGTGTCTGGCCCCCAGACCGCTGAGACCGAAGGGAGCGACGCCTGA